One Silene latifolia isolate original U9 population chromosome 4, ASM4854445v1, whole genome shotgun sequence DNA segment encodes these proteins:
- the LOC141652913 gene encoding BRCT domain-containing protein At4g02110-like, with product MEYDDPRLFDGIRFFLAGFDPIKHQEVKSKIVSKGGVYVAKYPSDCTHVIVHELILDDPICVAARRDKKILVSSLWIDHSIDTGVLVDGYNIMYRPLKDLNGIPGAEELVICLTGYPRYLREDIMTMTELMGAEFSKSLMPSKITHLVCYKFEGEKYDVGKKCPTIKLVNHQWLEDCLKAWKIMPEENYTMSGYELEMMETAVHDSEDETIDTTARLTDHRVKDEIPIVQKESGRSLDNPVIASKVSIPSVQELSENVRMNEARSPEKPEQVSESRNLHSINKQSPMCQNKGDQYVRKTPVKSGHPIYVLEDLANISGTSFKRSAVSGTDQSSPMNSNIMPKTSNDNEGKSGDSKSENIKTKEHLEFDATRNSISELNGAKTTSASSGAINSKGLSEVNAEKYSPLSSRRTLRKPSLALQSEARLTIPEGRLQDDLTEKVIPAVGACTIESDKISAKDLIDAPNDKAVLPDGDGLFTIHHTKQLAGQPDDFCITPTLQKLITSSSKRIGASDPMNPLSFSRKENNNGSPISGHTGSETARVSVDRLSTEFPSVKSNVEKQQAGKSKNIDVQTSPVSGSVASSGVKTTKDKPQNIPENASFSPELKKLVASNSGNHALNSDDQTGNSISNSRRKKMVARKTLGTRPKISKKTAVDQKSSLGGNNSGVNAGLHQADQSNQNDDPNPFVTDEVVASPTVEGDIGLEAKSIQSFVYDINDCAKPSNDAKEAEVTYSPTDNTNKQKTPEAKSKGIEHGEQNLVPKKGISSLAKDIFLSAPKEVVEDECGKACEKKERVKKRTLGATGKKREGEQLVKETVSCDGPGVSNDSKSLKTLASKKRRGTLMLNKKDTPVEVGQRDAGKQPQKLSGTVISTKVLTEIANKNDCTAVNSECTDTGVEHTRKKRRGTLLLSKPQDPLSERKENVPSNNSVVGNDQGGIKGKKLAGKKRRGTLLLSKAEETTEMDKENVPVSHDHEDTSKGEALKSDLTVKDNSISSDAANNQNDSTAVKNEPAWFIVSGHRLQRKEFHQVIKGLKGKHCRDSHHWSYQATHFIVPEPIRRTEKFFAAAASGRWILKTDYLTACSQAGKFLPEEPYEWHKNGLTEDGSISLEAPRKWRLLREKTGHGAFYGMNIVVYGECIAPTLGTLKCAVKAGDGTILATCPPYTRFLKSGFDFAIVSPGITRADKWVQEFLGHEIPCVSVDYLVEYVCKPGYSLDRHVQYNTHEWAAKSFSRLSDLSTESVADAGTPESQVSDDLACQVCGFTDREDVMLVCGDESGSIGCGEGTHIDCCDPPLEEVPGEDWFCPKCTQSKTQPSESIKIKSVSKKTR from the exons ATGGAGTACGACGATCCCAGACTTTTCGACGGTATCCGGTTCTTCCTCGCCGGATTCGACCCGATTAAACACCAGGag gTGAAATCGAAGATAGTAAGTAAAGGAGGAGTTTATGTGGCTAAGTATCCTTCTGATTGCACTCATGTTATTGTTCACGAATTGATCCTG GATGATCCTATATGCGTTGCTGCAAGACGGGATAAGAAGATTCTTGTTTCAAGTTTATGGATTGATCATAGCATAGATACTGGAGTGTTAGTTGATGGTTATAAT ATTATGTATAGGCCATTGAAGGATCTGAATGGGATTCCAGGCGCTGAAGAGCTTGTAATTTGTTTGACTGGATATCCTCGGTATCTACGAGAAGACATAATG ACAATGACTGAGTTGATGGGAGCAGAGTTTTCCAAGTCACTGATGCCTAGCAAAATTACTCATCTTGTGTGCTACAAGTTTGAAG GGGAGAAATATGATGTGGGTAAGAAGTGCCCAACAATAAAACTCGTAAATCATCAATGGTTGGAAGATTG TTTGAAGGCCTGGAAAATTATGCCAGAGGAAAATTATACAATGAG TGGCTATGAACTGGAAATGATGGAGACTGCGGTTCATGATTCTGAAGATGAGACGATAGATACTACCGCAAGGCTAACTGATCACAGGGTTAAGGATGAGATCCCAATTGTACAAAAAGAATCTGGGAGATCCCTTGATAATCCCGTGATTGCAAGTAAGGTTTCCATCCCATCTGTCCAAGAACTTTCCGAAAATGTCAGAATGAACGAGGCAAGGTCGCCAGAAAAGCCAGAGCAAGTGTCAGAGTCAAGAAATCTTCACAGCATTAACAAGCAGTCACCAATGTGCCAGAACAAAGGTGACCAATATGTCAGGAAGACTCCAGTGAAATCCGGTCATCCGATATATGTTTTAGAGGATTTGGCGAACATAAGTGGAACAAGCTTTAAACGATCAGCAGTTTCTGGTACTGACCAATCTAGTCCAATGAACTCCAATATAATGCCAAAAACTTCCAATGACAATGAAGGGAAGTCAGGCGATTCGAAATCTGAAAATATAAAAACAAAGGAGCATTTAGAATTTGATGCTACAAGGAACTCTATTTCGGAGTTAAATGGAGCGAAAACCACATCAGCAAGTAGTGGAGCAATTAATTCGAAAGGATTATCTGAGGTCAATGCTGAAAAGTATAGTCCTTTAAGCTCGAGAAGAACGCTTAGAAAGCCTAGCCTCGCCTTGCAGTCTGAGGCGAGACTAACCATTCCAGAAGGAAGGCTGCAAGATGATTTAACTGAAAAGGTAATTCCAGCTGTAGGTGCTTGCACTATAGAATCTGACAAGATATCTGCTAAAGATCTTATTGACGCACCAAACGACAAAGCTGTTCTACCTGATGGGGATGGTCTATTTACTATACATCACACGAAGCAACTAGCTGGTCAACCTGACGATTTTTGCATAACCCCTACATTGCAGAAATTAATTACCTCCAGTAGTAAAAGAATTGGTGCATCAGACCCTATGAACCCGCTGAGTTTTTCTCGCAAGGAAAACAATAATGGTTCCCCTATCAGCGGTCATACAGGTAGTGAAACTGCTAGAGTATCTGTAGATAGGTTATCTACTGAATTTCCATCTGTCAAGTCAAATGTAGAGAAGCAACAAGCCGGTAAATCTAAGAACATTGACGTTCAAACCAGTCCTGTATCTGGTAGTGTTGCTTCTTCAGGTGTCAAAACTACGAAGGATAAGCCACAGAATATACCAGAAAATGCATCCTTTTCTCCGGAGCTAAAGAAGTTAGTGGCTTCAAATTCTGGGAACCATGCGCTGAACTCTGATGATCAAACTGGTAATTCAATTTCAAACTCACGAAGAAAGAAAATGGTTGCTAGGAAAACATTAGGAACTAGACCTAAAATAAGCAAGAAAACTGCTGTTGATCAGAAGAGCTCTCTTGGTGGAAATAATTCTGGAGTTAATGCTGGATTGCATCAAGCTGATCAGAGCAACCAaaatgatgatccaaatccatTTGTTACTGATGAAGTCGTGGCTTCTCCGACAGTAGAAGGGGATATTGGCTTGGAGGCTAAGAGTATTCAAAGCTTTGTTTATGATATCAACGATTGTGCCAAACCTTCCAATGATGCAAAGGAAGCTGAAGTGACCTATTCACCTACTGACAATACCAACAAGCAGAAAACGCCTGAAGCTAAATCTAAAGGTATAGAGCATGGCGAGCAAAATTTGGTTCCAAAGAAGGGTATTTCTAGTCTGGCTAAGGATATTTTTCTTAGTGCACCGAAGGAAGTGGTTGAGGATGAATGTGGTAAAGCTTGTGAGAAAAAAGAGCGCGTGAAAAAACGAACTTTAGGCGCCACTGGAAAGAAACGGGAGGGTGAGCAATTGGTAAAAGAGACTGTTTCTTGTGACGGACCGGGTGTATCCAATGACAGTAAAAGCTTGAAAACCTTGGCATCGAAAAAAAGGCGGGGGACTTTAATGTTAAATAAAAAAGACACTCCTGTCGAAGTTGGTCAACGTGATGCAGGTAAACAGCCTCAGAAGTTGTCAGGTACAGTCATATCGACAAAGGTGCTGACGGAAATTGCAAATAAGAATGACTGTACTGCAGTTAATAGTGAATGTACTGATACTGGTGTGGAACACACTCGAAAGAAGAGGCGTGGCACTTTACTTTTAAGCAAGCCACAGGATCCTCTTTCAGAGCGTAAAGAAAATGTGCCTTCAAATAATTCTGTTGTTGGTAATGATCAAGGTGGAATTAAGGGAAAGAAATTAGCTGGGAAGAAGAGGCGGGGAACTCTTTTGTTAAGCAAGGCCGAGGAGACAACTGAAATGGACAAGGAAAATGTGCCTGTTTCTCATGATCATGAAGACACGAGTAAAGGTGAAGCTCTTAAGTCTGACCTGACAGTGAAGGACAATTCTATTAGTTCAGATGCCGCAAACAATCAAAATGACTCAACAGCAGTTAAAAATGAACCCGCTTGGTTTATAGTTAGTGGCCATAGACTACAGAGAAAGGAGTTCCATCAAGTCATTAAGGGTCTCAAAGGAAAACATTGCAGAGATTCTCATCATTGGTCTTACCAGGCTACACATTTTATTGTTCCCGAGCCAATCCGCCGAACAGAAAAGTTTTTTGCTGCTGCTGCCTCAGGCAG GTGGATCCTGAAGACTGATTATTTAACAGCATGTAGTCAGGCTGGAAAATTCTTGCCAGAAGAACCTTATGAATGGCATAAGAATGGTCTTACTGAAGACGGTTCCATTAGTCTCGAGGCTCCTAGGAAATGGCGTCTTCTGAGGGAGAAGACAGGACATGGTGCTTTTTATGGCATGAACATTGTAGTATACGGAGAATGCATTGCTCCAACCTTG GGTACATTAAAGTGCGCTGTAAAGGCCGGAGATGGAACTATCCTTGCAACTTGTCCACCCTACACCCGGTTTCTCAAATCTGGGTTTGATTTCGCCATTGTTAGTCCAGGAATAACCCGTGCTGACAAATGGGTTCAGGAGTTTCTTGGACATGAAATTCCTTGCGTCTCAGTTGATTATCTAGTGGAGTATGTATGCAAGCCCGGCTACTCCCTTGATAGACATGTTCAGTACAACACCCATGAATGGGCAGCTAAGTCGTTTTCAAGGCTCTCGGACCTGTCAACAGAGTCAGTTGCTGATGCAGGAACACCAGAAAGTCAGGTTAGTGATGACCTGGCATGTCAAGTTTGCGGGTTCACTGATAGAGAAGACGTGATGTTGGTTTGTGGTGATGAAAGCGGCTCAATTGGCTGTGGGGAAGGAACTCACATTGATTGTTGCGATCCCCCACTCGAAGAAGTTCCTGGAGAAGATTGGTTTTGTCCAAAGTGTACTCAGTCTAAAACTCAACCCTCTGAAAGTATTAAGATAAAGTCGGTGTCAAAGAAAACACGATAG